In Nitrospirota bacterium, the genomic window ACGTTGACGATGCCGAGATTCGAGAACGAAGCAAGTGAACTTTTTTCAGAAGTCTGATTTCTACTTGTTGCCGGGATAGTGCGAGATTAAAAGATCCACCACATCATCGACCGTCACAATACCCAGCAGCTTTTTTTCGTCATCCAGCACGGGAACGGCCAGGAGATTA contains:
- a CDS encoding CBS domain-containing protein gives rise to the protein NLLAVPVLDDEKKLLGIVTVDDVVDLLISHYPGNK